In the genome of Raphanus sativus cultivar WK10039 chromosome 9, ASM80110v3, whole genome shotgun sequence, the window AGCGGAAAAGGTATCCCTTTCCTCATCACGCCAACCCTCACGGCGGCCAGCTTCAACAGCATGTATGGAAGGCCGGAAAACATCCTTTTTCTTCAGATTATCCGGTGTCTCCTCCCCATTCCCAGTCGAGTTGTTTCCAACCGGATTCTGGAGGCCCTGAGGTTCCTGTTAAAGAGAAGACAGTTGAATCTAATAAGAGAATGAAATAAACAAAAcgcagagaaagagagaaagcaATACCACAGTAGTTCCCAATCCAGCCTTGTTCTTCCCTGGTTTGGAGAGAAGCCACTGTGGTGAAAGAGGAATAGGATTGTCAGAACCCTGGATATCTGCACATAGTAGAGAAACATCATGTATGGTAACAAAGCAAACGTCTCACAACATATGGATCCACATCAACAAAAGTGCGGCTGATAACTTTAAAACAATCCTAACTGTTAACAAGCAGAGAGCTTTATCGCTTTTGCTCTACGCCTATAATCAAAACAGAGATCGATTCGAGAGAAaccaaaaaccctaattgaaGGGGACTCAAGAGTAATACACACTGGTTTTCAATCGACGATTCAGCATCGGAGAGAGAAGAGCTGCAATCTATTAGGATGTAGATTGTAATGGAATGCAATCGGAAAGAGATGAATGGAGGAGGAATAACCTTTGAAGATCTGGTTAGGTGGATTGATGGAGAGGTGCTTGTTGCGGTGGTCGGCGGCGGAATCAGCGGAGGAGTTAGCCATGGGAGGTTCGTTTCAGAGCTGCAGCAAATacgagagagagcgagagacgGCAGAGAGAGCGATAGCGGATTACGGTGAAGAGGAACTAGGTTTAAAAGACCTTACGAGGATGGGACTTAAAACGACGGCGTACGTTTAGCTTCCTTAGTTTTTTCTATCCTGCGCACAATAGCATccttagtttaaaaaaaaatatctttcttcttttaggTTTTAGACAGTGTTTATCcgttgtgacaaaaaaaaaagacagtgtTTATCCACATCGTGTCTTGACTCGTGCGCTCACTCGGCGCGTGCTAGGCATTTGTAGTTGGATAGAGCATTCACGTGTCGTTTACGCGCCGTGAAGCGAGATGATGTGTTAGTTGTTTGTCTCTGTCTAACCATCTTTTTACCGAGTCCTTGAGATGCTCTGCCAAAGAGTGGTAAAGAAACCCTACCGGGAATTAAAGAGGGCCGAAACATGACAGGTACGGGTTTGGATTGGGTTTAGACTTTTGGACAGGTTTGTTGGGTCAACATACACAACACACCACATGTTGTGTGTGATGTCTCTCTCTTACGTATGATTTTGTAAATGTCatgattttttgtttacttGAACGATTGTCTAcattaactttttttgttggttCTTAGTTTATATCAGTTTAAAGTGGATTTAACTAGATctgtgttttattattattatttttttatatttatactattatttgcgaagtgattttttacGATGAAACTCTCACATTAGAAGTTAAAGTTGTTAATATCAATGGTACTCttaatgaatttgtatatataattaaaaacgaatttatattaatcagattaatttttaataaaataagataatttttatatattatgttgttatcttaaattaattatttatgttataaaagttaaaaaataagatataaacaatttatcgatatatttactattattgaatttattatatagttaaaatgaatttatattaataatattaattatgtttaaaataagataattcttatagattgttttgttatcttaaaataattatttttattataaaagttaaaaaaattaagatataaaaacaatatatctatatgtattattatttgagaagtcaatttaattatttgtcatgttctctATAATTATAGGTTTAGTCATATTTCtacttaattattaatattaatcaaataattttagtgatttaacttataatttatcattatcttgaaaataattaaaatatgctaAAGACAATATCATAGCCAAACTTATACactataatttagtaatattaaagtattacatatatgttttatactatattttggtttagtaatattaaaccaactctattatatatatacctttGTAATTGTAGGTTTAGTCATGTTTTGCTTAactattaatattaattaattaataattttagtaatttaactgataatttattattatcttaaaaataattaaaacatgcTAAAGACAATATCATagccaatttttttaatttagtattaaagtattacatatatgtttatattatatttttatttagtaatattaaacctactctatttatatgtatacatatatcaCATAAAATAGgataataatttatcatttacgataaaaaaatttaggacaatcaaaatcatttattgtgatcatttttgaaaaagttggaaaaagattcaaaattatttatattattatttataaaataatttgtttgctCTCACATTTAAATTTAGAGCatttaaaatctttattattcttaataaataattagattatattttaatacataattacccataaattaaaaataaatttcattagtctggtattcatcattatctaaaagattctttattatatataattaatatatttaaatattttaagtttatttaaatattttgagtttattttatgtaaaaaaattattaaaataaaaatattgaatataaaagttaatatttatttttctaaaaaataatattaatatttagttatcattaaatatttcaaaaacatgaGAATAATTTCATTCTAAGATTTCTGAATTTGtgatatatttgtttataatttatttcaaactaTTAAGTTCGGAAGTGCGGACAAAATAcctagttattttataaaaccaaagtaagttttattttctaaatcctttattttgtttaaacatttGTAATTTCTTCTGACCATTCTCAAACTAACAATCGAAGCTACACCTTATTTGAACACAAATCCGAATATGGTCTGATATCTGAATGCCCACATCTTGTGAGTAGCATCTTTAGACAAAACAGTAATTCTAATGAACCAGTAAAAAACAGTAATCCATcggtatttttgtttttatttttaactgaGAATTTAacgaaagagaagaagagataaaatagaaaaataaacagaCTCAGAAAGTATACCAATGTTACATGGCAAGTATTtaacaaaaggaaagaaatcCGTTGGTGTGGTTGGTTTGGTTCAGAtgaattcaaaattaaaaaaaaatataaaacgaaaaaaaaaaacagggacGTGAGTGAAGAAGCAAAGGCTATGATACTTTTCTGATTGGGCGTGGGGAATATGTCCATTTTGTTCTCTAAACGTCCCATAGGAAAAATATTAACTCGCCAACTTTGCTTTTCCTCCTCTTCAATTGTTTTTTACACATTAACGTTGATTTAAATTACACAgccaatatatatttttttgtttgactgaACACAGTCAATATTTTGAGATTCGATGTTACTAATTTGTTGTTATTTGTTGATTTATGCCAAAAGCTATTCAATTCTCTTCTATCATAACTGTTCTTATCACTGACTGACCAGCCTTTTTTATAACTCCCCCTTCAGATTCATTACCATCAGGCATCAGCTTTCTTTCTTACTTTAGTTTtccttataaaaaaattaataatttggtTAAATGGAAAATCACATACACATTGCGGTCTCTCCCTAATAATCCTCTCGTCTGTTCCCATCTGTGCTTCGTTTTCTCTCTGCAACAAACCGGTAggttctctcttctctccctTTTTGTATTCTGAATCGTTTTCATGAAGAATCTCCCCAAAGTTTAGCTTTTTTTTGGCCTCAGAGCTTTTCTCAAGATCGGTTCTGTTTTGTagtatctgttttttttcttctctattgTTCTTTCTGTGTGTTTGTTGTTTCTCCAAACTCCATCGAAATCGATTGGTGAGTTTTCATTCATTGTGCAgccttcttattatttttttgagaattttctGGGGTCCAATCAAATCAAAGTTGAGCAAAATCTATCGAAAGATGGTTCCTTTAGATAAGGTTTAAGGTTATCTCATTTGAATGGATCTCTATGAAACTTGTTCTTACGTTTATTACTCTTTTGCCCTTTGAGTTTGTGGATTGTTTACCTTCAAGTTctggacttttttttttcctctgatATCTTTACATAGAGACTGTGTGATACTTAACTTCTTTGGTCCTTGATTTGGTTGTTGTTAGTTGATATGTCATTGTTCTTTTTTTGCAGTCTGGTGAGTTAAAGTTTTAGCCGAGATGCAGAGAGAGAGGGCCATTCTCGGCTATTTATCAGAGGCCTTGAACTTCGATCACGGTTCTACCTCAAGTAATGGTGCCATAGATCACTGGGACAACGACTTGCACGAGTACATGATTGCAAATTCTGAACCAAGTCACGAGCAACAACAAGATGAGGCTGGCTCTAGTGGCACCAAGAACGAAGCTTCCTCCAGTCACAGTGAGCAACAAAGAAGAAACGAGATAATCGACTTAGACTCGGATTCTGAACAACCATCTGCCCCCACCAATCAACATGTTCAGAACTCAAACTCTCCTGCTATTATTCACATACCATCTGTTTCGAGGAATCTGCTAATGCTACCACCGTTTCAATGGACGGAGGTAGTACCATCATCAACCTCTTCTACTGTACCTGTTGAGAGAGATGAAACCAGGCCAAGAAGCATACCAGAGAGTCGTCCCTTGCTTATTCCAGCTCCTGAGCTTGGGACCAGCAGAGATGCAACAAGTGGAAACCTGAGTGTTGCATCATCAGTATCCAGGACAGGTGTTCAACCACCATCTTACCAGAACTTACCACTTCAGCAGAGAAGAAGATTCGAAGTAGCACCTCGTAGGTCATTGATTTCTTCCCTTGCAGGATCTGGTGATGATCATCCTGTGGCCCCTCCGGATGGGCTTGTGCTTCAGCCTGGTGGCGATAACAGTCAAATGCCTCACTCGAGGGCGGGTCTGTGGCTAGATAGACAAGGGGATGATAGTGTGGCTGGGACTCCTCGTTCTTTTCGTGCCTTGGCAGCTTCAAGCAGGGGAAGAAGCAGACTTACTGTGTCCCAGGTCGGTTCATTACAGAGTTCTATGGTCATGAAGCCGTTCTTTGTTAATCTTTTTTGTTCTTCACTCAAATAGAACTAACAATGAGCTTTCCTGTTGGTCAGATGCACAACATCTTGGATGTCATGCGTAGGGATCCGAATCATAATTTACGGCTTGAGGTTAGAgtggtttaacaaaaatcattttgaaCTTTTCAATTCGtataaaatcatctaaaaactcattaGAAATCAAATCATTTTCGAACTTTAAATTGAATACTTGTATTTTAAAGTTATCTTCTCTTGTTGCTTTCTAGATGAACTAACTTAATAAGTACTCTGAATGGCTTGTTTTTGTCACAGGACGTTATGCTTCTAAACTCGTCATTGCTGTTTGATGGGGCTGCTGGTATTATGCATGACCGTTACAGAGACATGCGACTTGATGTAGACAACATGTCATATGaggtaataataaaataaaaaacgcaTTAAAATAAGGTCTTGTTAGCTCGTTAAAAAGCGTCACTCATTTGGTTAGTAATAAAAAACTTTAGGAACTGTTGGCACTAGAAGAGCGTATTGGAGATGTTTGTACTGGTGTAAACGAAGAAACCATATCAAACCGGTTGCAACAGCGTAAATTCAAAAGCAGCACACAAGATGCAGCAGCTCCATGCTGTATTTGTCAGGTACAAATAGATATACTAGTTGCTGGTTGTGATAATAACAAAGAAAGATTAAAATTTATGGATGGTAAAACATGGTGTGCAGGAGGAATACAGTGAAGGAGAAGAGATGGGGAGGTTAGAATGTGGGCATGATTTTCATAGCCAATGCATAAAAGAATGGCTGAAACAGAAGAATCTTTGCCCAATTTGCAAGACGACAGGCTTGAACGCTGGGAAGAAGCGGAAAATAGGATGAATGAGAGATTGTATTCAAAAGAGCTTCGTTTTTGTTTATTGTATTCAAAAGAGAATGAAGTAACAAAAGGGGCTCTCTCACAGGCATGATTTGGGTGGTGGAAAGATATGAGTGAAGGGAAAGTTGAGAGaataaacttctttttttctgtaATTGTTTGGATAATTTATTTTACTCATTTGTCAATGAATTATTATGAATATCCATTGAAAGAAGGAGGAAGCTGAGTTGGCTGATGTTGAGAAGTTCCTTATAAAAGTATTGTGAATAAACAACCCATGTTGTGTTTTGTGAAGGTggctctttttctttttttactcaAGCTTGAATAAGCATAGTCTtgattatattatatacattttgcTTCTTTTGCTTCCCGAGATTAACCTGCTTTACCTATCCTTTAAGAGACCTTCAACATTTGAAACACCAAACGAAGTGTCGAATAGTATGTCATCCGTGAATCTCCTTTGTCTGATGAGTACCATGCGTTATAGCACCGCGGAAAGACTTGTATGTGGATGTACTTATTAAATTAATGATGCCAATAGTtatgtatatatcttattaatttagagtcctaTGGAGTGTATTCAACTAAGGCTGAAAAATCAGATGGACTCTATGAAAATCTCATCAACTATGCGTTTGGTGTTACAAtaggtttggttttgttcatccattttattttaaataaataattctatCACAAACAATTAATTCTATTCACttttctacaaaattatatttttattttgttttacttacaactttaaaaatagaaaaattatcaTTGTTtacttatttcttttttattttcttcatatattttttatattaatttatattattatatttatataatgtgtgtgtttttaatcaTAACATGTATTATGTAAATACATATATAGTATTgtagtttaaatatgtataataatgGGCAAATATATATGTCCTTAATTGCTAATGTTTTccttattttaagtttaaaattttaataacatgGCTTTAGTGAAATGTTTATTACTATTTGTGTGTTGTATTTATATTATGTCCTTCTACTAAAAAATTCCACCAAAAATTAGAAGTTAAAATGACAAATACTTTCTTAAaattaattgtttaaaatattttaaataataattttaaaaatatattttcaaatggTTAATTCAATAAAACTGAGTTTCAAAAGAAttcttaaattttatgtttgaataacataatttttttattttaatacaaattcaaaaatcaagattaaatacattatatatgtatatacatggGCGGATCCACTAAAGGTGTAGGGGGGTCAACTGACCCCACTTAAATATTCAAATCATTTGTTTTGTACAAGAAAGTTGAAGGAAAGGCCAGTTCTAGTGGTGTTTCTTGCAGGTATGACCTCACCACTCAGGTTCAAATCTTTTTTTGACCccatttctgtttatttttataaaaatacagtccacataacaaattttaaatagactCAAGGCCCatacatcattttaaacacgtatcacatttttatatatagaaaacaatatttaatctTTAACAAAATGCGGTAACAACATTTTGAGCCCcaaattataaaagtttttgACCCCATTAAAAATTGTTTCTGGATCCGCTT includes:
- the LOC108823349 gene encoding probable E3 ubiquitin-protein ligase RHG1A, yielding MQRERAILGYLSEALNFDHGSTSSNGAIDHWDNDLHEYMIANSEPSHEQQQDEAGSSGTKNEASSSHSEQQRRNEIIDLDSDSEQPSAPTNQHVQNSNSPAIIHIPSVSRNLLMLPPFQWTEVVPSSTSSTVPVERDETRPRSIPESRPLLIPAPELGTSRDATSGNLSVASSVSRTGVQPPSYQNLPLQQRRRFEVAPRRSLISSLAGSGDDHPVAPPDGLVLQPGGDNSQMPHSRAGLWLDRQGDDSVAGTPRSFRALAASSRGRSRLTVSQMHNILDVMRRDPNHNLRLEDVMLLNSSLLFDGAAGIMHDRYRDMRLDVDNMSYEELLALEERIGDVCTGVNEETISNRLQQRKFKSSTQDAAAPCCICQEEYSEGEEMGRLECGHDFHSQCIKEWLKQKNLCPICKTTGLNAGKKRKIG